In one window of Nocardia brasiliensis DNA:
- a CDS encoding CAP domain-containing protein codes for MGKHSAPRKNRFSPATMLTLSTAFGVSAFAVTLAGTARAAASPDSGSPADQVISLANAARAEAGCADLKSDEKLTDAAQAHTKDMADNGFLDHNSSKGDPGERISAAGYEAKGWAENIAEGQTSASEVVDAWMNSEGHRANILDCGLQDIGVGYAKSSNGTPYWTQDFGTSNGSGKEDDKDKDKDDKGKGKDKEKDKGKPSGGDKDKPSGGDKDKPSGGDKDKPGGGDKKKPGGGDEKPGGGDEKPGGGDQDKPSGGDQDESGSGDDESASGEDGWWEDGEDGFGDTTDEGSDSADEDDDWFGDDDAAEGESDTAADPWDESSDDGDTFGDPWSEDADATEDSTTADSGDAFDPWSNGFDDFADDSATQDSGDAFDPWSNGFDDGLGDLTGGGDAYGGLGDAFGGLGDVFGDFGDFGAEFGGLGDALGGLGGVGDALGGFAAAGGPGGGW; via the coding sequence ATGGGGAAGCACAGCGCACCGCGGAAGAACCGCTTTTCGCCCGCGACCATGCTCACATTGTCCACCGCTTTCGGGGTGTCGGCGTTCGCCGTCACCCTCGCCGGAACTGCGAGGGCCGCAGCGAGTCCCGATTCGGGGTCGCCTGCCGACCAGGTGATCAGCCTGGCCAACGCCGCACGGGCCGAGGCAGGCTGTGCGGACCTGAAGTCGGACGAGAAGCTCACCGACGCCGCGCAGGCGCACACGAAAGACATGGCGGACAACGGTTTCCTGGACCACAACTCGTCCAAGGGTGATCCCGGCGAGCGGATCAGCGCGGCGGGGTACGAGGCCAAGGGCTGGGCCGAGAACATCGCCGAGGGGCAGACGAGTGCCTCCGAGGTCGTCGACGCGTGGATGAACAGCGAGGGGCACCGGGCGAACATCCTCGATTGCGGACTACAGGACATCGGGGTGGGCTACGCCAAGAGCAGCAACGGAACGCCGTACTGGACACAGGATTTCGGCACCTCGAACGGCTCCGGCAAGGAAGACGACAAGGATAAGGACAAGGACGACAAGGGTAAGGGCAAGGACAAGGAGAAGGACAAGGGGAAGCCCTCAGGTGGTGACAAAGACAAGCCATCGGGCGGTGATAAGGACAAGCCATCGGGCGGCGACAAGGACAAGCCCGGCGGAGGTGACAAGAAGAAGCCGGGAGGTGGTGACGAAAAGCCCGGCGGCGGTGACGAAAAACCCGGCGGCGGTGATCAGGACAAGCCGTCCGGCGGCGATCAGGACGAGTCCGGCAGCGGCGACGACGAATCGGCGAGCGGCGAGGACGGCTGGTGGGAGGACGGCGAAGACGGCTTCGGCGACACCACCGACGAGGGCTCGGATTCCGCGGACGAGGACGATGATTGGTTCGGCGACGACGATGCGGCCGAGGGCGAATCCGATACCGCGGCGGACCCGTGGGACGAAAGTTCCGACGACGGCGACACGTTCGGTGATCCATGGAGCGAGGATGCCGACGCGACAGAAGACAGCACGACAGCAGACAGCGGCGATGCGTTCGATCCATGGAGCAACGGCTTCGACGACTTCGCCGACGACAGTGCGACGCAGGACAGCGGTGACGCGTTCGATCCATGGAGCAACGGCTTCGATGACGGACTCGGCGACCTGACCGGCGGCGGGGACGCCTACGGCGGGCTCGGTGACGCGTTCGGCGGGCTCGGCGACGTCTTCGGCGATTTCGGTGACTTCGGTGCGGAATTCGGCGGGCTCGGCGACGCGCTCGGCGGACTCGGCGGGGTCGGTGACGCGCTCGGTGGCTTCGCGGCCGCCGGTGGTCCTGGCGGGGGCTGGTAG
- a CDS encoding peptide ABC transporter substrate-binding protein — translation MMLVLLAIQMRRALAARVSKRQGWCGPLAVLCTALLVCGTGCAETREAARPGVLTVGITEPANLLPGDVRDQAGRLLVGALWTPLVDYDAATGRTTPRAAAAITTADRITWEITLRTDGRFHDGTPVTAKTYVDTWRTVVEERWAGATALTEVLRAKEISAPSDYTVRIVLDRPFGQVPAVLAAQALVPLPASVLASRDWAGFTAQPIGNGPFRLAAPWRPGSGGRLVRVDEAAGKVEAIEVRVGTPAAQYDQVQAGTLDLVAEVPGARHDAMHRDFADRHVMWPLPEADYLAFPVPDKRFEDAAARFAFAMAVDRPALAAGPLARQVDPANAMLPPGIAPGDRSATCRPCHHDGAAAKAMLGQVSFTGPVTLYAAAGQQGWVRMLAEQWQGALAVEATARQRDDAVRAPVDGPFVVSRTWYTFSPHEVLAALAGAAGYTDGGFTELLAAADAAAATDEGAQLYRLAENQLLRDLPLAPLWSGHGHAVWAPRVHGVAAAPLRGIDLAAISV, via the coding sequence ATGATGCTGGTACTTCTCGCCATACAGATGCGAAGGGCACTGGCCGCTCGGGTGTCGAAGCGGCAGGGCTGGTGCGGTCCGCTCGCAGTCCTGTGCACCGCGCTGCTGGTCTGCGGTACCGGCTGCGCCGAAACGCGCGAAGCGGCGCGGCCCGGTGTCCTGACCGTCGGCATCACCGAACCGGCGAACCTGCTCCCCGGCGACGTGCGGGACCAGGCAGGCCGCCTGCTGGTCGGCGCGCTGTGGACACCGCTGGTGGACTACGACGCGGCCACCGGGCGCACTACCCCTCGGGCCGCCGCGGCGATCACCACCGCGGACCGGATCACCTGGGAAATCACCCTGCGCACCGACGGGCGCTTCCACGACGGGACGCCCGTGACCGCGAAAACCTATGTGGACACCTGGCGCACCGTGGTCGAGGAGCGGTGGGCGGGCGCTACCGCGCTCACCGAGGTGCTGCGCGCGAAGGAGATCAGCGCACCGAGCGACTACACCGTGCGTATCGTGCTCGACCGGCCATTCGGCCAGGTGCCTGCCGTGCTCGCGGCGCAGGCGCTGGTCCCGTTGCCCGCCTCGGTCCTGGCCTCCCGGGACTGGGCCGGTTTCACCGCGCAGCCGATCGGCAACGGGCCGTTCCGGCTGGCCGCGCCGTGGCGGCCGGGGTCGGGCGGCCGACTCGTGCGGGTCGACGAGGCCGCGGGCAAGGTCGAGGCGATCGAGGTGCGGGTCGGTACGCCCGCGGCACAGTACGACCAAGTGCAGGCGGGCACGCTCGATCTGGTCGCGGAGGTCCCCGGTGCGCGGCACGACGCGATGCACCGCGATTTCGCCGACCGGCACGTGATGTGGCCGCTACCCGAGGCCGACTATCTGGCGTTCCCGGTGCCGGACAAGCGGTTCGAGGACGCGGCAGCGCGCTTCGCGTTCGCCATGGCGGTGGACCGCCCGGCGTTGGCCGCGGGCCCGCTGGCGCGCCAGGTCGATCCCGCGAACGCCATGCTGCCGCCCGGCATCGCGCCGGGCGATCGGTCGGCCACCTGCCGTCCGTGTCACCACGACGGGGCCGCGGCGAAGGCGATGCTCGGACAGGTTTCGTTCACCGGGCCGGTCACGCTGTATGCCGCTGCCGGGCAGCAGGGTTGGGTTCGCATGCTGGCCGAGCAATGGCAGGGCGCGCTCGCGGTCGAGGCCACCGCGCGGCAACGCGACGATGCGGTGCGCGCGCCCGTCGACGGACCGTTCGTGGTGTCGCGCACGTGGTACACGTTCAGTCCGCACGAGGTGCTGGCCGCGCTGGCCGGTGCGGCCGGATACACCGACGGCGGTTTCACCGAACTGCTCGCGGCCGCCGACGCCGCGGCTGCCACGGACGAGGGCGCCCAACTGTATCGGCTCGCCGAAAACCAACTGCTCCGCGATCTTCCGCTGGCTCCGCTGTGGTCCGGCCACGGCCACGCGGTGTGGGCACCGCGGGTGCACGGGGTCGCCGCGGCACCACTGCGCGGCATCGACCTCGCCGCGATCTCGGTGTGA
- a CDS encoding LVIVD repeat-containing protein, with protein sequence MRRWLLRSSLLLVTLTATLAATTVPAMACGAEETHGRLAAPTGTPGAQKNVKAVGNVPDAQGAIALQFLQYGTRDVMVVSGEFGLKTYDLTANPAAPKLIGKLDLPGMWETEDTEVDPVRKRVFLSRDPRAFGGNVRTGESGVYIVDLANPEKPAVLSYVKVPAGHTTSCVNDCQYLWTGGPAKADSQPAEWGGRPIWVTDIRDPRRPKVFPQPIELARNDGKTDYVHDVQIDAAGVAWASGRGGVRGYWTEGMHKDPVTGKLRTASATDPVPYAGGGINETAAPSRFMHNSFRPVGGRAQDGGGAGRWGDGNLIFATEESFLDGCAGDGVLVIASLKGSYGGEGWRSTPQKPYRLETVGTWGVAGQEGSDPASGDCSAHYFDVRGTVLVQSFYAQGTRFLDISDPTNPKQIAYYRPADAAAWAPYWHRGFAYVADNNRGIDILQLTV encoded by the coding sequence GTGCGCCGCTGGTTGCTCCGGTCGTCTCTGCTGTTGGTCACCCTCACCGCGACGCTCGCCGCGACCACGGTGCCCGCGATGGCCTGCGGTGCGGAGGAGACGCACGGCAGGCTTGCCGCGCCGACGGGCACGCCCGGCGCGCAGAAGAACGTCAAGGCGGTCGGCAATGTCCCCGACGCACAGGGCGCGATCGCGTTGCAGTTCCTCCAGTACGGCACCCGGGACGTCATGGTCGTCTCGGGCGAGTTCGGGTTGAAAACCTATGACCTGACCGCGAATCCGGCGGCGCCGAAGCTCATCGGCAAGCTGGACCTGCCCGGCATGTGGGAGACCGAGGACACCGAGGTCGACCCGGTGCGCAAGCGCGTCTTCCTCTCCCGCGATCCCCGTGCCTTCGGCGGCAATGTGCGCACGGGTGAGTCCGGCGTCTACATCGTGGATCTGGCGAACCCGGAGAAGCCGGCCGTGCTGAGCTACGTCAAGGTGCCGGCGGGTCACACCACCAGTTGCGTCAACGACTGCCAGTATCTATGGACCGGCGGGCCCGCCAAGGCCGACAGCCAGCCCGCCGAGTGGGGCGGTCGCCCGATCTGGGTCACCGACATCCGAGATCCGCGGCGGCCGAAGGTCTTTCCGCAACCGATCGAGCTGGCGCGCAACGACGGCAAGACCGACTATGTGCACGACGTGCAGATCGATGCGGCCGGCGTCGCCTGGGCCTCTGGCCGCGGCGGCGTGCGCGGCTACTGGACCGAAGGCATGCACAAGGACCCGGTGACCGGCAAGCTCCGCACGGCATCGGCGACCGACCCGGTCCCCTACGCAGGCGGCGGGATCAACGAGACGGCCGCGCCGTCGAGGTTCATGCACAACAGCTTTCGACCGGTCGGCGGCCGGGCGCAGGACGGTGGCGGTGCCGGGCGCTGGGGCGACGGGAACCTGATCTTCGCCACCGAGGAGAGCTTCCTCGACGGCTGTGCCGGTGACGGCGTGCTGGTGATCGCGTCGCTGAAGGGGTCCTACGGCGGCGAGGGCTGGCGGTCCACCCCGCAGAAACCCTATCGACTCGAGACCGTCGGCACCTGGGGCGTCGCGGGCCAGGAGGGCAGCGACCCGGCCTCGGGCGACTGCTCGGCGCACTACTTCGACGTCCGCGGCACGGTGCTGGTGCAGTCGTTCTACGCCCAGGGCACGCGGTTCCTCGATATCAGCGACCCGACCAACCCGAAGCAGATCGCCTACTACCGTCCCGCCGACGCCGCCGCCTGGGCGCCCTACTGGCACCGCGGTTTCGCCTACGTGGCCGACAACAACCGCGGCATCGACATCCTCCAGCTCACCGTCTGA
- a CDS encoding class-II fumarase/aspartase family protein, with amino-acid sequence MVIDRGLLAPVRAGVPVESVVSDDAWLEAMLEVELALARAQARLGLIPVDAVGQITAAVGAHRFDARAIATAARGAANPVVSFVQQLQRVVGEIDPAAADHVHWGSTSQDIFDTASMLVAARALTVISADVEASIDSLSRLADQHRDTVIAARTLGMHAVPTTFGARVTTWIQGLLAAAARLRQLRAQGLPVQLGGAAGTFASYVECARRSGGPLADASPGQIYARLTEEFAAELSLTASAAPWHSVRTPLADLAAALATTSGALGKFAVDVLSQARTEVMEVYEPAAAGRGESSAMPQKRNPVLATMIRSASLQVPALASTLFTAMLAEDERSPGAWHAEWQPLRECLLLVGGSAHTAAELADGLRADTARMSEILAMSHGQLVSERLSIRLTPLLGRVQAKKVLQAAAFEAEESGASLAEVLSASPTVSAHLDAEQIRELLRPRNYLGIAPTLLDQVIDR; translated from the coding sequence ATGGTCATCGATAGGGGACTGCTCGCTCCGGTGCGGGCGGGCGTGCCGGTGGAGTCGGTGGTGTCCGACGATGCCTGGCTCGAGGCGATGCTCGAGGTCGAGCTGGCGCTGGCCCGCGCGCAGGCACGGCTCGGCCTGATTCCGGTCGACGCCGTAGGACAGATCACCGCGGCGGTCGGCGCCCATCGCTTCGATGCCCGCGCGATCGCCACGGCCGCGCGCGGCGCCGCGAACCCGGTGGTGTCGTTCGTGCAGCAGTTGCAGCGCGTGGTCGGCGAAATCGACCCGGCCGCAGCCGACCACGTGCACTGGGGCTCGACCAGTCAGGACATCTTCGACACCGCGTCGATGCTGGTCGCGGCGCGGGCGCTGACGGTGATCAGCGCGGATGTGGAGGCGAGCATCGACTCGCTGTCCCGGCTGGCCGATCAGCATCGCGATACCGTCATCGCCGCGAGAACCCTTGGCATGCACGCGGTTCCGACGACCTTCGGCGCCAGGGTCACCACCTGGATCCAGGGGTTGCTCGCCGCTGCCGCGCGGCTGCGGCAGCTGCGGGCGCAGGGCTTGCCCGTTCAACTGGGCGGTGCGGCGGGGACTTTCGCGTCCTACGTGGAGTGCGCCCGGCGCAGCGGCGGCCCGCTCGCGGACGCGAGCCCCGGACAGATCTATGCCAGGCTGACCGAGGAGTTCGCCGCGGAACTCTCGCTCACTGCCAGCGCGGCGCCATGGCACAGCGTCCGGACCCCGCTCGCCGATCTCGCCGCGGCGCTGGCCACCACCTCGGGCGCGCTCGGCAAGTTCGCGGTCGACGTGCTCTCGCAGGCCAGGACCGAGGTCATGGAGGTGTACGAGCCGGCCGCGGCCGGGCGCGGCGAGTCCTCGGCGATGCCGCAGAAGCGTAATCCCGTGCTCGCCACCATGATCCGGTCCGCCTCGCTCCAGGTGCCCGCGCTGGCGTCCACGCTGTTCACCGCGATGCTCGCCGAGGACGAACGCTCGCCCGGCGCCTGGCACGCCGAGTGGCAGCCGCTGCGGGAATGCCTGCTGCTGGTCGGCGGCAGCGCGCACACCGCCGCCGAACTGGCCGACGGTTTGCGTGCCGACACCGCGCGGATGAGCGAGATCCTCGCCATGAGCCACGGCCAGCTGGTCTCGGAGCGACTGTCCATCCGCCTGACGCCGCTGCTCGGTCGCGTGCAGGCGAAGAAGGTGTTGCAGGCCGCCGCCTTCGAGGCCGAGGAGTCCGGCGCGTCGCTGGCCGAGGTACTGTCCGCCTCGCCGACGGTCAGCGCGCATCTGGACGCCGAGCAGATCCGCGAGCTGCTACGGCCGCGGAACTATCTCGGTATCGCGCCGACCCTGCTCGACCAGGTCATCGACCGCTGA
- a CDS encoding FAD/NAD(P)-binding protein, which translates to MSSHQLGTRELTTATGGEDLDDGAHSAVVLFPETLRRYPRPERSGAPEALRIAVVGVGPRGLSCYERICANIVRNGERFATEIFLIDSTKVGTGSVWRTDQSRHLLMNTVASQVTIFTDDSVAMEGPVVPGPSLYEWTSFLAKVGNFADLPDEFYAEACRTAPNTYPTRAIYGYYLRWAYEHIRDRYAGWVRTHELTATATDLRDDPTGRQELTLNTGERIESLDAVVLAQGHVSPRQPVDPGWPAEQVRQLGLLHIAPVNAADVDIDQVPERATTIIRGLGLTFFDYMALLTVGRDGRFKQSDVDGVLEYIPSGREPLIVAGCRRGVPHHARGENQKGIDERHIPTLLDPVRIAELRSRADRFGDISFRRDVWPLVAREVETVYYSLVIDDRISPRELRGFRARYLAAPTERAAASILDEYGITPQQRWDWELLGDPTAGRRFGDVAEFHRWLVDYLDADVRNARLGNVRGPVKATLDVLRDLRNEVRLIVDHGGITGESYRDDLDGWYTPLNAFLSIGPPTARIAELAALIRAGVVRIVGPGMRVRLDAEAGCFVASSPMVAGSTVTGSVLIDARLPEPDLRATGDVLLRNLLRSKDIRGFTLTNPDGSHYRTGGLEVARDSHAVLDATGRPHPRRFAVGVPTEAVHWVTAAGPRPGVNSVTLSDSDSVARTILDAYRTAAGPLPRKDYADGHR; encoded by the coding sequence GTGTCCAGCCACCAGCTAGGAACCCGTGAACTGACAACTGCCACCGGCGGCGAAGATCTCGACGACGGTGCGCACTCGGCCGTGGTGCTCTTTCCCGAGACGCTGCGAAGATACCCGCGTCCCGAGCGCTCCGGCGCACCGGAGGCACTGCGCATCGCGGTGGTCGGGGTCGGCCCGCGCGGGCTGAGCTGCTACGAGCGGATCTGCGCCAATATCGTGCGCAACGGCGAGCGCTTCGCCACCGAGATCTTTCTCATCGATTCGACCAAGGTCGGCACCGGATCGGTCTGGCGCACCGACCAATCCCGGCATCTGCTGATGAATACGGTCGCCTCCCAGGTGACGATCTTCACCGACGACAGCGTCGCGATGGAAGGTCCCGTGGTGCCGGGGCCGAGCCTCTACGAATGGACGAGCTTCCTGGCGAAGGTCGGCAATTTCGCCGACCTGCCCGACGAGTTCTACGCCGAGGCCTGCCGCACCGCGCCCAACACCTATCCCACCCGCGCCATCTACGGCTACTACCTGCGCTGGGCCTACGAGCACATCCGCGACCGGTACGCGGGCTGGGTGCGCACCCACGAACTCACCGCCACCGCGACCGATCTGCGTGACGACCCGACGGGTCGCCAAGAGCTCACGCTGAATACGGGCGAGCGCATCGAGTCGCTGGACGCCGTCGTGCTCGCGCAGGGCCACGTGTCGCCGCGCCAGCCGGTCGATCCCGGCTGGCCCGCCGAACAGGTGCGACAGCTGGGACTGCTGCACATCGCCCCGGTCAACGCCGCCGATGTCGACATCGATCAGGTCCCGGAGCGCGCGACCACCATCATCCGCGGGCTCGGCCTCACCTTCTTCGACTACATGGCCCTGCTGACGGTCGGCCGCGACGGCCGCTTCAAGCAGTCCGACGTGGACGGGGTGCTGGAGTACATTCCGTCCGGGCGCGAGCCGTTGATCGTGGCCGGCTGCCGTCGCGGCGTGCCGCACCACGCGCGCGGGGAGAACCAGAAGGGCATCGACGAGCGCCACATTCCCACCCTGCTCGACCCGGTGCGGATCGCCGAATTGCGCAGCAGGGCCGATCGTTTCGGCGATATCTCGTTTCGCCGCGACGTATGGCCGCTGGTCGCGCGCGAGGTGGAGACGGTCTACTACTCGCTGGTGATCGACGACCGAATCAGCCCGCGCGAACTGCGTGGTTTCCGCGCGCGCTATCTCGCGGCGCCGACCGAGCGGGCGGCCGCGTCGATCCTCGACGAATACGGGATCACGCCGCAGCAGCGCTGGGATTGGGAGCTGCTCGGTGATCCGACCGCGGGCCGCCGGTTCGGCGACGTCGCCGAATTCCACCGCTGGCTGGTCGACTACCTCGACGCCGACGTGCGCAATGCCCGGCTCGGCAATGTGCGCGGCCCGGTCAAGGCGACCCTGGACGTGCTGCGCGACCTGCGCAACGAGGTCCGGCTGATCGTCGACCACGGCGGCATCACCGGCGAGTCCTACCGCGACGACCTCGACGGCTGGTACACGCCGTTGAACGCCTTCCTCTCGATCGGCCCGCCCACCGCGCGGATCGCCGAACTCGCGGCGCTGATCAGAGCGGGCGTCGTGCGGATCGTCGGTCCCGGCATGCGGGTCCGGCTCGACGCCGAGGCGGGGTGCTTCGTCGCGAGTTCGCCCATGGTGGCGGGCTCGACGGTCACCGGAAGCGTGCTCATCGACGCCAGACTGCCCGAGCCGGACCTGCGGGCCACCGGCGACGTGCTGCTGCGTAACCTGCTGCGGTCGAAGGATATTCGCGGCTTCACGCTGACGAACCCCGACGGCAGTCACTACCGCACCGGGGGGCTAGAGGTGGCCCGTGACTCGCACGCGGTGCTCGATGCCACCGGTCGCCCGCATCCGCGCCGCTTCGCCGTCGGTGTGCCCACCGAGGCCGTGCACTGGGTCACCGCGGCCGGACCGCGGCCCGGAGTGAACTCGGTGACGCTGTCCGACAGCGACAGCGTCGCGCGCACCATTCTCGACGCATATCGGACAGCGGCAGGCCCGCTGCCGCGAAAGGATTACGCCGATGGTCATCGATAG
- a CDS encoding MFS transporter translates to MSAPTESPSFLATRRGKLTLVLLCTAAFLDFVDSSIVNLALPAIQGEMGLSVSTLQWITTGYLLTYGGLMLLGGRLADLLGRRRILIAGTAIIGISSAAAGVAQNSELLIGARFTQGIGAALMLPAALSILTTSFRSGTDRSTALGVWAGIAGLGAASGLLLGGLITQGPGWRWVFYVNVPVCVLILIVLPLLVPSDRRNDIRGSFDILGTALGTGGLMTLVYGLVEAPEHGWGSARTVLVLAAAAALLVGFVVNEHKISNPLVPLTIFRIRGLGAADVTQMLVAAGMMSLFFFITLYTQEVLGWGEIKAGLAYLPFSATIVVVSGVTTKIVPRTGTRPVIIVGSIVTGIGIFLLAQIPTDGAYLSDLLPGLMITAAGSAAVFVANTTAANAGVPADKAGLAAALLSTAQQLGVAIGVAVLTAISISHTNTELGHGALPLDATTAGFRRALLVAAIFAVVGALTALRTVNTRGEEADAVVESRPEKVTI, encoded by the coding sequence GTGAGTGCACCTACCGAGTCACCGTCATTTCTCGCGACCCGCCGCGGCAAGCTCACGCTGGTGCTGCTGTGCACGGCCGCGTTTCTCGACTTCGTCGACAGTTCGATCGTCAATCTCGCGCTCCCTGCCATCCAGGGCGAGATGGGTCTGTCGGTGTCGACACTGCAATGGATCACCACCGGTTACCTGCTGACCTACGGCGGGCTCATGCTGCTCGGCGGGCGCCTGGCCGACCTGCTCGGGCGGCGTCGCATCCTGATCGCGGGCACCGCCATCATCGGGATCTCCTCGGCCGCCGCGGGTGTGGCGCAGAACAGCGAACTGCTGATCGGCGCCCGGTTCACCCAGGGCATCGGCGCCGCGCTCATGCTGCCCGCCGCGCTGTCGATCCTGACCACCAGCTTCCGCAGCGGCACCGATCGCAGTACCGCGCTCGGTGTGTGGGCAGGCATCGCCGGTCTCGGCGCGGCATCCGGGCTGCTGCTCGGTGGTCTGATCACCCAGGGGCCCGGCTGGCGCTGGGTGTTCTACGTCAACGTTCCGGTCTGCGTCCTGATCCTGATCGTGCTGCCGCTGCTGGTGCCCAGCGACCGGCGCAACGACATCCGCGGCAGCTTCGACATCCTGGGCACCGCGCTCGGCACCGGTGGTCTGATGACCCTGGTCTACGGCCTGGTCGAGGCACCGGAGCACGGCTGGGGCAGTGCCCGCACGGTGCTCGTGCTGGCGGCGGCGGCCGCGCTGCTGGTCGGGTTCGTGGTCAACGAGCACAAGATCTCGAATCCGCTGGTGCCGCTGACGATCTTCCGCATCCGTGGTCTCGGCGCCGCCGATGTCACGCAGATGCTGGTCGCCGCGGGCATGATGTCGCTGTTCTTCTTCATCACCCTCTACACCCAGGAAGTGCTCGGCTGGGGCGAGATCAAGGCCGGCCTGGCCTACCTGCCGTTCAGCGCGACCATCGTGGTGGTCTCGGGTGTGACGACGAAGATCGTGCCGCGCACCGGAACCCGCCCGGTGATCATCGTCGGCTCGATCGTCACCGGCATCGGCATCTTCCTGCTGGCGCAGATCCCGACCGACGGAGCTTATCTGTCGGATCTGCTGCCCGGCCTGATGATCACGGCCGCCGGCTCGGCCGCGGTGTTCGTCGCCAACACCACCGCGGCCAACGCGGGCGTGCCCGCGGACAAGGCGGGTCTGGCGGCCGCATTGCTCAGCACCGCACAGCAACTCGGTGTCGCCATCGGTGTCGCCGTGCTCACCGCGATCTCCATCTCGCACACCAACACCGAACTCGGGCACGGTGCGCTGCCGCTGGACGCGACGACCGCCGGATTCCGGCGCGCGCTGCTGGTCGCCGCGATCTTCGCGGTGGTCGGCGCGCTGACCGCACTGCGCACGGTCAACACCCGCGGCGAAGAGGCGGACGCCGTAGTGGAATCGCGCCCCGAAAAGGTGACCATCTAG
- a CDS encoding 3-oxoacyl-ACP synthase III family protein, whose translation MNNIAVLGTGSYLPQRIVSNDEVGSGAGVDSAWIIRKTAIRERRWALPDQASSDLATRAAAAALAAAGIGADEVSAIVVATSTPDHPQPPTAAFVQHSLGARGASAFDVNAVCSGFVFALSTVEAALARAGGGYGLVVGADVYSRILNPADRRTVVLFGDGAGAVVLGPSESGGLRRFGLHTFGEMTSLIQVPAGGSRRPYDPAAHELGAQYFTMDGRGVRAFVNGSLPVLVKQFLHDAGVNPDDITHLIPHQANGVMLAELAEELGLVNATMHTTVRYYGNTGAASIPITLDNAVRTGGIRSGDKVLLVGFGGGMAVGLTLVEW comes from the coding sequence GTGAACAACATCGCCGTGCTCGGCACCGGGTCCTATCTGCCGCAGCGCATCGTGTCGAACGACGAGGTCGGGTCCGGCGCCGGCGTCGACAGCGCCTGGATCATCCGCAAGACCGCTATCCGCGAGCGGCGCTGGGCGCTGCCGGACCAGGCGAGCTCCGACCTGGCGACACGGGCGGCCGCGGCGGCGCTGGCGGCCGCGGGGATCGGCGCGGACGAGGTGAGCGCGATCGTGGTCGCGACCTCGACGCCGGATCATCCGCAACCACCCACCGCCGCGTTCGTCCAGCACAGCCTGGGCGCCCGCGGCGCATCGGCGTTCGACGTGAACGCGGTGTGCTCCGGCTTCGTCTTCGCGCTGTCCACCGTCGAGGCCGCCCTCGCCCGCGCCGGCGGGGGATACGGGCTGGTCGTGGGCGCCGACGTCTACTCCAGGATCCTCAACCCGGCCGACCGCCGCACGGTGGTCCTGTTCGGTGACGGTGCGGGCGCGGTGGTGCTCGGGCCGTCCGAGTCCGGCGGGCTGCGCCGGTTCGGCCTGCACACCTTCGGCGAGATGACCTCGCTGATCCAGGTGCCTGCCGGCGGTAGCCGCAGGCCGTACGACCCGGCCGCGCACGAACTCGGCGCGCAGTACTTCACCATGGACGGCCGCGGTGTCCGGGCGTTCGTCAACGGCTCGCTGCCGGTGCTGGTCAAGCAATTCCTGCACGACGCCGGGGTGAATCCGGACGACATCACGCACCTGATCCCGCACCAGGCCAACGGCGTCATGCTGGCTGAACTCGCGGAGGAACTCGGCCTGGTCAACGCCACTATGCACACGACGGTTCGCTATTACGGGAACACCGGAGCCGCGTCGATACCGATAACCCTCGACAATGCGGTACGCACGGGTGGAATTCGCTCCGGCGACAAGGTTCTGCTCGTCGGTTTCGGGGGCGGAATGGCGGTGGGACTCACCCTCGTCGAGTGGTGA